The proteins below come from a single Psychrobacter sp. FDAARGOS_221 genomic window:
- the tusD gene encoding sulfurtransferase complex subunit TusD: MTIASTLLLITADPSHPLATHAYRYAHAFLQSQAADNSGSSKLSVFFYADAAHTANKLRWQSADRDNLTEKWRALSEQFHQPLPVCVSTALTRGITDEDNAKRHDLTSNGLAADNLAAGFELVGLGDLATALADAEKVVSF, translated from the coding sequence ATGACTATTGCCTCAACTCTACTACTGATCACAGCTGACCCAAGCCATCCGCTTGCCACCCATGCCTATCGTTATGCACACGCCTTTTTGCAGTCACAAGCTGCTGACAACTCGGGCTCATCAAAACTGAGCGTGTTTTTTTATGCTGATGCGGCGCATACGGCCAATAAACTACGCTGGCAGAGTGCAGACAGAGATAACTTAACCGAAAAATGGCGAGCACTAAGTGAGCAGTTTCATCAGCCGTTGCCGGTTTGCGTCAGTACCGCATTAACGCGTGGGATTACCGATGAAGACAATGCCAAACGCCATGATTTAACCTCAAATGGTTTGGCAGCTGACAATCTAGCAGCAGGCTTTGAGCTGGTTGGATTGGGTGATCTTGCAACCGCTTTAGCAGACGCTGAAAAAGTGGTGTCTTTTTAG
- a CDS encoding glycosyltransferase family 4 protein — protein MITRYWQQTQQPHLQSPIQRKSMLGESVGRIEPMMFFTKNTTSTKKATSDTSNFHSAKSQSFEPNHSVVQPTDMPTLHVLLVTETWLPDMNGVAMSLQRIMKQMAEMGHQVSLVRPKPKMSGNDKYKLSVQQLVEQNSFIANDIQVKGMSIPKYASLQFGLPSYPTFIKTLKRIRPDIVHIATEGPLGLAALLAAKRLGISATTGYHTQFHDFSKHFGLGVLAEPIMTYFKWLHNSSKATCVPSRKTYNDLDQLGFKRLYEVGRGVDLVQFNPKHRSNVLRTKWGANKDDTVLVMVSRLSPEKGIDLVIKSFQALKQSQPQRALKLVIVGDGPDKPRLEALAKNNKADIHFAGAQTGLDLSEHYASGDAFVFASQVETFGNVVIEAMASGLPVYAFDDAAAGMLVGSNQTAEVDNHPIKDNPSIKQSDKGALAALGNEQAFINMVANLPEQARLHQQGQLATASVAQFSWQRPAKQMLEMFYNAIGKKG, from the coding sequence ATGATAACTCGGTATTGGCAGCAAACACAGCAACCACACTTGCAATCACCTATTCAGCGCAAATCAATGCTGGGTGAGTCAGTAGGGCGCATAGAGCCAATGATGTTTTTCACTAAAAACACAACCTCCACTAAAAAAGCAACTTCTGACACATCTAACTTCCACAGTGCTAAGTCTCAATCATTTGAGCCTAATCATTCCGTAGTACAGCCTACTGATATGCCAACCCTGCACGTGCTATTGGTAACGGAAACTTGGTTACCTGACATGAACGGGGTGGCGATGAGCCTACAGCGTATCATGAAGCAGATGGCTGAGATGGGGCATCAAGTCAGTTTGGTAAGACCTAAGCCAAAAATGAGTGGTAACGATAAATACAAGTTGAGTGTTCAGCAGCTTGTAGAACAAAATAGCTTTATTGCAAATGACATACAAGTGAAAGGTATGTCGATTCCAAAGTATGCAAGCCTACAGTTTGGCCTGCCGTCTTATCCTACCTTTATAAAGACTTTAAAGCGCATTCGTCCTGATATTGTACATATTGCGACTGAGGGTCCTTTGGGGCTGGCGGCATTACTGGCTGCCAAGAGGCTTGGTATTTCTGCAACCACTGGTTATCACACTCAGTTTCATGACTTTAGCAAGCACTTTGGCCTTGGCGTCCTTGCTGAGCCGATCATGACTTATTTTAAGTGGCTGCATAATAGCTCTAAAGCAACCTGCGTGCCCAGTCGCAAAACTTACAATGACCTTGATCAGCTTGGTTTTAAACGTCTATACGAAGTGGGACGTGGTGTCGACTTGGTGCAGTTTAATCCGAAGCATCGTAGTAATGTGCTCAGAACAAAATGGGGTGCCAATAAAGATGACACCGTATTGGTGATGGTCAGCCGTTTATCACCAGAAAAAGGCATTGATTTGGTGATTAAAAGCTTTCAAGCTTTAAAGCAGTCTCAACCACAACGCGCACTGAAACTGGTTATCGTAGGTGATGGACCGGATAAACCACGACTGGAGGCTTTGGCGAAAAACAATAAAGCCGATATCCATTTTGCAGGGGCTCAAACCGGTTTGGATTTATCTGAGCATTATGCCAGCGGTGATGCATTCGTGTTTGCCAGTCAGGTAGAGACCTTTGGTAATGTGGTGATTGAAGCCATGGCCAGCGGGCTACCAGTGTATGCCTTTGATGATGCCGCAGCGGGCATGTTGGTAGGCTCTAATCAAACAGCTGAAGTGGATAACCATCCTATAAAAGATAATCCATCTATCAAACAGAGCGATAAAGGGGCATTGGCAGCATTGGGTAATGAGCAAGCTTTTATTAACATGGTCGCAAACCTACCTGAGCAAGCGCGGTTGCACCAGCAAGGTCAACTGGCGACAGCTAGTGTGGCACAATTTTCATGGCAGCGTCCTGCTAAGCAGATGCTGGAGATGTTTTATAACGCCATTGGTAAAAAGGGCTAA
- a CDS encoding phosphatase PAP2 family protein gives MRRNHTKLPDTSKPRTLAKQSVEPSPLFDLFTKNSTMAVYVNQFISWDTNLCIHINRYSTNYVIATFFKVVSRLGDGWFWYLMLISAFVLNGLSAIIPLVSTLVISLSGLAIYKLLKVKTVRPRPYQVHQVIVLGERPLDVFSFPSGHTLQAVLFTSTLGSYFPELLPIMLPFALLVALSRMVLGLHYPTDVLIGACIGYALSLWVTDVQQLIEQAVVVIG, from the coding sequence GTGAGACGCAACCACACTAAACTTCCAGATACCAGCAAGCCTCGCACGCTTGCCAAGCAAAGTGTAGAGCCAAGTCCTTTGTTTGATTTATTCACCAAAAACTCCACCATGGCAGTGTATGTCAATCAGTTCATCTCTTGGGATACCAACCTGTGTATCCATATCAATCGATACTCAACCAACTATGTCATAGCCACCTTCTTTAAGGTGGTTAGTCGTTTAGGCGATGGATGGTTCTGGTATTTGATGTTAATTTCCGCTTTTGTATTAAATGGTTTATCGGCAATCATACCTTTAGTATCGACATTGGTTATCAGTCTTAGTGGACTGGCAATTTATAAACTACTAAAAGTTAAAACAGTGCGCCCAAGACCGTATCAAGTGCATCAAGTCATCGTATTGGGTGAGCGACCACTGGATGTGTTTAGCTTTCCCTCAGGGCATACCTTACAAGCGGTTTTATTCACCTCAACCTTAGGCAGCTATTTCCCTGAGTTGTTGCCTATCATGCTCCCGTTTGCTTTATTGGTTGCCTTATCACGTATGGTATTGGGCCTTCATTATCCAACTGATGTGTTGATTGGTGCCTGTATTGGTTATGCACTGTCTTTATGGGTAACCGATGTACAACAATTGATTGAGCAAGCAGTTGTGGTAATCGGTTAG